In the genome of Xanthomonas translucens pv. cerealis, one region contains:
- the lpdA gene encoding dihydrolipoyl dehydrogenase produces MAENFDVVVIGAGPAGYHAAIRAAQLGLKVACIDAALGKDGKPALGGTCLRVGCIPSKALLDSSRQFWNMGHLFGEHGISFNDAKIDVAAMVGRKDKIVKQFTGGIAMLFKANKITPYYGFGELHAGNVVKVKQHDGSIVELKGTNVILAAGSDSIELPFAKFDGATIVDNVGALDFSEVPKRLAVIGAGVIGLELGSVWKRLGAEVTILEALPDFLALADAEVAKTALKEFKKQGLDIKLGAKVSKTEVTGKGKKQEVVVTYTDSEGEKSLTVDKLLVAVGRRAATQGLLAEGTGVKLNERGQIEVDTHCHTGVDGVWAIGDCVRGPMLAHKGFEEGIAVAELISGLPGHVNFDTIPWVIYTEPEIAWVGKTEQQLKAENVPYKTGSFPFAAIGRAVAMGEPAGFVKVIAHAETDRVLGLHMVGVGVSELVHEGVLAMEFNGSADDLARICHAHPTLSEAIHDAAMAVSKRAIHKAN; encoded by the coding sequence ATGGCTGAAAATTTCGACGTCGTCGTCATCGGTGCCGGTCCGGCCGGTTATCACGCGGCAATCCGCGCGGCGCAGCTGGGCCTGAAGGTCGCCTGCATCGACGCGGCGCTGGGCAAGGACGGCAAGCCGGCGCTTGGCGGCACCTGCCTGCGCGTGGGCTGCATCCCGTCCAAGGCGCTGCTGGATTCCTCGCGCCAGTTCTGGAACATGGGCCACCTGTTCGGCGAGCACGGCATCAGCTTCAACGACGCCAAGATCGACGTCGCGGCGATGGTCGGGCGCAAGGACAAGATCGTCAAGCAGTTCACCGGCGGCATCGCGATGCTGTTCAAGGCGAACAAGATCACCCCGTACTACGGCTTCGGCGAGCTGCACGCAGGCAACGTGGTCAAGGTCAAGCAGCACGACGGCAGCATCGTCGAGCTCAAGGGTACCAACGTGATCCTCGCCGCCGGTTCGGATTCGATCGAACTGCCGTTCGCCAAGTTCGACGGCGCCACCATCGTCGACAACGTCGGCGCGCTGGATTTCAGCGAAGTGCCCAAGCGCCTGGCGGTGATCGGCGCCGGCGTGATCGGCCTGGAACTGGGCAGCGTGTGGAAGCGGCTCGGCGCCGAGGTCACCATCCTCGAAGCGCTGCCCGACTTCCTGGCCCTGGCCGATGCCGAAGTGGCCAAGACCGCGCTGAAGGAATTCAAGAAACAGGGCCTGGACATCAAGCTGGGCGCCAAAGTCTCCAAGACCGAGGTCACCGGCAAGGGCAAGAAGCAGGAAGTCGTCGTCACCTATACCGATAGTGAAGGCGAGAAGAGCCTGACCGTGGACAAGCTGCTGGTGGCCGTGGGCCGCCGCGCCGCCACACAGGGCTTGCTGGCCGAAGGCACTGGGGTCAAGCTCAACGAACGCGGCCAGATCGAGGTCGACACGCACTGCCATACCGGTGTGGACGGCGTGTGGGCGATCGGCGACTGCGTGCGCGGACCGATGCTGGCGCACAAGGGCTTCGAGGAAGGCATCGCGGTCGCCGAACTGATCTCCGGCCTGCCCGGCCACGTCAACTTCGACACGATCCCCTGGGTCATCTATACCGAGCCGGAAATCGCCTGGGTCGGCAAGACCGAGCAGCAGCTCAAGGCCGAGAACGTGCCGTACAAGACCGGCAGCTTCCCCTTCGCCGCCATCGGCCGCGCCGTGGCGATGGGCGAGCCGGCCGGCTTCGTCAAGGTCATCGCGCATGCCGAGACCGACCGCGTGCTTGGCCTGCACATGGTCGGCGTCGGCGTCTCCGAATTGGTCCACGAAGGCGTGCTGGCGATGGAATTCAACGGCTCGGCCGACGACCTGGCGCGCATCTGCCACGCCCACCCGACCCTGTCCGAGGCGATCCACGACGCCGCGATGGCGGTGAGCAAGCGGGCCATCCATAAAGCCAATTGA
- a CDS encoding LOG family protein, which yields MKSICVYCGSNAGNKPAYAERATALGTRIAEQGLRLVYGGGNVGLMGTVANAVLAAGGHVTGVIPKQLADWEVAHRGLTELEIVGSMHERKSRMFDLSDGFIALPGGFGTMEEIFEMLTWRQLGIGNKPCAFLDVEAFYAPLIGMIDRMVAERFLHPDQRADLWYGNDIDTMLAWMHDYTPAQASKWIDEKRRNALR from the coding sequence ATGAAATCGATCTGCGTTTACTGCGGCTCCAATGCCGGCAACAAACCCGCCTACGCCGAGCGCGCCACCGCGCTGGGCACGCGCATCGCCGAGCAGGGCCTGCGCCTGGTCTACGGCGGCGGCAACGTCGGGCTGATGGGTACCGTGGCCAATGCGGTACTCGCCGCCGGCGGCCACGTCACCGGGGTGATTCCCAAGCAACTGGCCGATTGGGAAGTGGCGCATCGCGGCCTCACCGAACTGGAAATCGTCGGATCGATGCACGAGCGCAAGTCGCGCATGTTCGACCTGTCCGACGGCTTCATCGCCCTGCCCGGCGGGTTCGGCACGATGGAAGAGATCTTCGAGATGCTGACCTGGCGCCAGCTCGGCATCGGCAACAAACCCTGCGCATTCCTGGACGTGGAAGCGTTCTACGCGCCACTGATCGGCATGATCGACCGCATGGTCGCCGAACGCTTCCTGCACCCGGACCAGCGCGCCGACCTGTGGTACGGCAACGACATCGACACCATGCTGGCGTGGATGCACGACTACACCCCGGCGCAAGCATCGAAGTGGATCGACGAAAAGCGCCGCAACGCGCTGCGCTGA
- a CDS encoding helix-turn-helix domain-containing protein: MWISIRYGCFASSAVYGLEAKQKLSRLGASHFSLLVQRKVTAESIGKRNTPWKRPMQQCFLQLDAEEQGVVMAMKLEHASARAIARALGRAPSTITRELRRNGYMAACDQGVIGRPRIAGG, encoded by the coding sequence GTGTGGATATCTATCCGTTATGGATGCTTTGCTTCTTCTGCTGTCTACGGCTTAGAGGCGAAGCAAAAGCTTTCGCGCTTGGGCGCGAGTCACTTTTCTTTGCTCGTGCAAAGAAAAGTAACGGCGGAGTCCATAGGGAAGCGCAACACTCCTTGGAAGCGTCCGATGCAGCAATGTTTTTTGCAATTGGATGCCGAAGAACAGGGTGTAGTGATGGCGATGAAGCTTGAACATGCGAGTGCCCGTGCCATAGCGCGCGCGCTGGGACGCGCGCCGAGCACGATCACGCGGGAGTTGCGGCGCAATGGCTACATGGCTGCGTGCGATCAAGGGGTGATCGGCCGTCCCCGGATCGCTGGCGGTTAG